The window GGCGCGGTTGCTCAAGATCGGATTGCCGGAGCTGATGCGCTTACGCAAGAAATAACGCAGGGAGATCGTTCCCACGCTCTGCGTGGGAATGCCGCCCCGGACGCTCCGCGTCCCTTCGCAAGTCGCGACGCAGAGCGTCACAGGATGCATTCCCACGCAGAGCGTGGGAACGATCATGGGCTCAGGATGAGACGATGCGGTTCTTGCCCTGGTGTTTGGCCTGGTACATTGCCGCATCTGCGCGGGCAAACAGGTTGTCCACGCTTTCGTCCTCGGCGGTGAGGCTGGTCAGGCCCTGGCTGACGGTGATGCCGAACGTCTGGTCGCCATGGCTGAAACGCAATCGCTGAATCTCCCGTTGCAGGCGCTCGGCCACTTGCATGGCCATGTCTGGCGCACAGCCGGGAAACACCGCAGCGAATTCCTCGCCACCAATTCGCCCGAACACATCACCTCGCCGCAACGTCGCGCGACCGCACTCGGCGATTCGTTGCAGCACGTTGTCACCTTCCTGGTGGCCGTAGGTATCGTTGATCACTTTGAAGTCATCGATGTCCAGCAGCAGGAAGGCCAGCGGCGTGCGTTGGTGCAGTGCCTGTTCGAATTCACGGTGGGCGCAGTCGAAGAAGTGTCGGCGGTTGCTGCTCTGGGTCAGCACGTCGGTGGTGGCCAGGCGTTGCAGCTCGGTTTCCATCTGCTTCTTGTCAGTAATGTCTTCGGCAATGCCGACAATGATCACCGGTTGC of the Pseudomonas frederiksbergensis genome contains:
- a CDS encoding GGDEF domain-containing protein, translated to MVNKSLQDSSLPQWPEAAQTLLALMHAQGEVARLSEREQLFSTLLVSVNAVLWAFDWESRRVLYVSPAYERIFGRSAGLLLSDYNQWRDSIYPDDLDYAERSLAEVLVKGAVEDREYRIITADGQVRWLSDKCFINRQAEPGQPVIIVGIAEDITDKKQMETELQRLATTDVLTQSSNRRHFFDCAHREFEQALHQRTPLAFLLLDIDDFKVINDTYGHQEGDNVLQRIAECGRATLRRGDVFGRIGGEEFAAVFPGCAPDMAMQVAERLQREIQRLRFSHGDQTFGITVSQGLTSLTAEDESVDNLFARADAAMYQAKHQGKNRIVSS